The Indicator indicator isolate 239-I01 chromosome 18, UM_Iind_1.1, whole genome shotgun sequence genome includes a region encoding these proteins:
- the LRRTM2 gene encoding leucine-rich repeat transmembrane neuronal protein 2, translating into MGLHFKWPLGARMLAALYAMSMVFKMLPALGMACPPKCRCEKLLFYCDSQGFHSVPNTTEKGSLGLSLRHNSISELERDQFASFSQLTWLHLDHNQIATVREDSFQGLYKLKELVLSSNKIFHLPNTTFSQLLNLQNLDLSFNQLSSLHPELFYGLRKLQTLHLRSNSLRTIPVRLFWDCRSLEFLDLSTNRLRSLARNGFAGLIKLRELHLEHNQLTKINFAHFLRLSSLHTLFLQWNKISNLTCGMEWTWGTLEKLDLTGNEIKAIDLTVFETMPNLKTLLMDNNKLTTLDSKILGSLTSLTTVGLSGNLWECSPKICALATWLSGFQGRWEHSILCHSPDHTQGEDILDAVYGFQLCWNLSTVVTPVATTSAAPTTEYTKRISSSHFHTGDKEIPTTAGMVVTTEEQFPESNNAIFTQRVITGTMALLFSFFFIIFIVFISRKCCPPTLRRIRQCSMIQNHRQLRSQTRLHMANMSDQGPYNEYEPTHEGPFIIINGYGQCKCQQLPYKECEV; encoded by the exons ATGG GCTTACATTTCAAGTGGCCATTAGGGGCTCGTATGCTGGCAGCACTATATGCAATGAGTATGGTTTTTAAAATGCTGCCTGCCTTGGGCATGGCTTGTCCACCAAAATGTCgctgtgagaagctgctcttTTACTGTGACTCTCAGGGGTTTCACTCAGTGccaaacaccactgaaaagggctCGCTAGGTTTGTCACTGAGGCACAATTCTATTTCTGAACTTGAAAGGGATCAATTTGCAAGCTTCAGTCAACTTACTTGGCTTCACTTAGATCATAATCAAATTGCAACAGTCAGAGAAGATTCTTTTCAAGGACTGTATAAACTTAAGGAATTAGTCTTAAGTTCCAACAAAATCTTTCATTTGCCAAACACAACTTTTAGCCAGCTGCTTAACCTGCAGAATTTGGACCTCTCTTTTAATCAGTTATCCTCTCTGCACCCCGAGCTCTTCTACGGCCTTCGCAAGCTACAGACCTTGCACTTGCGATCCAACTCCCTGCGGACCATCCCGGTCCGCCTGTTCTGGGACTGTCGTAGCCTGGAGTTCCTGGATCTGAGCACAAACCGCTTGCGAAGTTTGGCTCGCAACGGATTTGCAGGATTAatcaagctgagggagctgcaccTAGAGCACAACCAGCTGACAAAGATTAATTTTGCTCACTTCCTCCGGCTGAGCAGCCTGCACACGCTCTTCTTGCAGTGGAACAAAATCAGCAACTTGACGTGTGGGATGGAGTGGACCTGGGGCACCTTAGAGAAGCTCGATTTGACTGGGAACGAAATCAAAGCCATCGACCTCACCGTCTTTGAAACTATGCCTAACCTTAAAACCCTCCTAATGGATAACAACAAGCTCACCACTCTGGATTCCAAGATCCTGGGATCGCTGACATCCCTCACCACCGTGGGCCTCTCCGGCAATCTGTGGGAATGCAGCCCAAAGATCTGCGCCTTGGCCACATGGTTGAGTGGCTTCCAAGGTCGGTGGGAGCACTCCATCCTCTGCCACAGCCCCGACCACACCCAGGGAGAGGATATTCTGGATGCAGTGTATGGTTTTCAGCTTTGCTGGAATTTATCAACTGTTGTTACGCCCGTGGCTACCACGTCTGCAGCTCCGACTACCGAGTACACGAAAAGGATCAGCTCTTCTCATTTCCATACGGGAGACAAAGAGATTCCAACTACGGCAGGCATGGTCGTTACCACCGAAGAACAGTTCCCCGAGTCAAACAATGCCATCTTCACTCAGAGGGTAATTACAGGAACAATggctttattgttttctttcttttttatcatttttataGTCTTCATCTCCAGGAAGTGCTGCCCTCCCACATTAAGAAGAATTCGGCAGTGCTCCATGATTCAAAACCACAGGCAGCTCCGGTCCCAGACGCGGCTGCACATGGCAAACATGTCAGACCAAGGACCCTATAACGAATATGAACCCACCCACGAAGGACCCTTCATCATCATCAACGGCTACGGACAGTGcaagtgccagcagctgccGTACAAAGAATGTGAGGTATAA